In Serratia sp. FDAARGOS_506, a genomic segment contains:
- a CDS encoding DUF3861 domain-containing protein — MPGHRFNITVEALSDRQGNPVEKAPLSFEVTNHDDILDIVERIRARDDLNFGPEQSAAFAVGLKLFSEVMIENRKHPVFAPLRDAFKEFMVGLKKGPAA; from the coding sequence ATGCCCGGCCACCGTTTCAATATTACCGTTGAAGCCCTGAGCGATCGCCAGGGCAATCCCGTCGAGAAAGCGCCGCTGAGTTTTGAAGTGACCAACCACGACGATATTCTCGATATCGTCGAGCGCATCCGGGCGCGTGACGATCTGAACTTCGGCCCCGAGCAGAGCGCGGCCTTCGCCGTGGGATTAAAGCTGTTCTCCGAGGTGATGATAGAAAACCGCAAACACCCGGTGTTCGCTCCGCTGCGCGATGCGTTTAAAGAATTTATGGTCGGATTGAAGAAGGGGCCGGCGGCGTAA
- the seqA gene encoding replication initiation negative regulator SeqA codes for MKTIEVDEELYRYIASHTQHIGESASDILRRMLKFTAGQPVRALPAASAPQSVELEKTAPAQRPRDRVRAMRELLLSDEYAEQNKAVNRFMLVLSTLYTLDAAGFAAATDALTGRTRTYFAGDQQTLLANGTHTKPKHVPGTPYWVITNTNTGRKRSMIEHIMQAMQFPAELIEKVCGTV; via the coding sequence ATGAAAACTATTGAAGTCGACGAAGAGCTTTACCGTTATATTGCCAGCCACACGCAACACATCGGTGAAAGCGCGTCCGATATTTTACGCCGCATGTTGAAATTCACCGCAGGGCAACCGGTGCGCGCGTTGCCTGCTGCCAGTGCGCCGCAGTCCGTCGAGCTGGAAAAAACGGCGCCGGCACAGCGTCCGCGCGATCGCGTGCGCGCCATGCGTGAGCTGCTGCTGTCGGATGAATATGCCGAGCAGAACAAAGCGGTCAACCGTTTCATGCTGGTGCTGTCCACGCTGTATACCCTCGATGCCGCCGGTTTCGCCGCCGCCACCGATGCGTTGACCGGCCGTACCCGCACCTATTTTGCCGGCGATCAGCAGACCCTGCTGGCCAACGGCACGCATACCAAGCCGAAGCATGTACCGGGCACCCCTTACTGGGTGATCACCAATACCAATACCGGCCGCAAACGCAGCATGATCGAACACATCATGCAGGCCATGCAGTTCCCGGCGGAACTGATCGAGAAAGTTTGCGGTACCGTCTAA
- the pgm gene encoding phosphoglucomutase (alpha-D-glucose-1,6-bisphosphate-dependent) translates to MANNPRAGQPARQSDLINVAQLTSQYYVLQPEAGNSAHAVKFGTSGHRGSAQRHSFNEAHILAIAQAIAEVRHQQGTTGPCYVGKDTHALSEPAFISVLEVLTANGVDVIVQENNGFTPTPAVSHAILCHNRRGGAQADGIVITPSHNPPEDGGIKYNPPNGGPADTNLTSVIEKRANELLAQQLKGVQRQSLDKAWNSGHLHAKDLVQPYVEGLVEVVDMPAIQRAGLKLGVDPLGGSGIAYWQRVAEHYNLDLTLVNDSIDQTFRFMHLDHDGIIRMDCSSESAMAGLLALRDKFDLAFANDPDYDRHGIVTPKGLMNPNHYLAVAINYLFQHRPQWGADVAVGKTLVSSAMIDRVVADLGRKLVEVPVGFKWFVDGLFDGSLGFGGEESAGASFLRFNGQPWSTDKDGIIMCLLAAEITAVTGENPQHHYDDLAKRFGAPSYNRIQAPATAAQKAALSKLSPEMVKANTLAGDPITARLTAAPGNGASIGGLKVMTDNGWFAARPSGTEEAYKIYCESFLGAEHREKIEHEAVEIVSEVLASAK, encoded by the coding sequence ATGGCGAATAATCCACGTGCCGGGCAGCCCGCCCGCCAAAGCGATCTGATCAACGTAGCCCAGCTGACGTCGCAGTACTATGTGCTGCAACCGGAAGCCGGCAATTCCGCACATGCGGTGAAGTTTGGCACCTCCGGCCACCGCGGCAGCGCGCAGCGCCACAGCTTCAACGAAGCGCACATCCTCGCCATCGCTCAGGCGATCGCCGAAGTTCGTCATCAGCAGGGCACTACCGGCCCGTGCTACGTGGGCAAAGATACCCATGCGCTGTCCGAGCCGGCCTTCATTTCCGTGCTGGAAGTGTTGACCGCCAACGGCGTCGATGTGATCGTGCAGGAAAACAACGGCTTCACGCCAACGCCGGCGGTATCGCACGCCATTCTGTGCCACAACCGCCGCGGCGGCGCGCAGGCCGACGGCATCGTCATTACGCCGTCCCATAACCCACCGGAAGACGGCGGCATCAAGTACAACCCGCCGAACGGCGGCCCGGCTGACACCAACCTGACGTCGGTGATCGAAAAGCGTGCCAACGAACTGCTGGCGCAACAGCTGAAAGGCGTTCAGCGTCAGTCGCTGGATAAAGCCTGGAACAGCGGCCACTTGCACGCCAAAGATCTGGTGCAGCCTTATGTTGAAGGTCTGGTTGAGGTGGTCGATATGCCGGCCATCCAACGCGCCGGCCTGAAGCTGGGCGTGGATCCGCTCGGCGGTTCCGGCATCGCCTATTGGCAGCGCGTGGCGGAGCACTACAACCTGGATCTGACGCTGGTGAACGATTCCATCGATCAGACCTTCCGCTTTATGCACCTGGACCACGACGGCATCATCCGCATGGACTGCTCGTCCGAGTCGGCGATGGCCGGCCTGCTGGCGCTGCGCGACAAATTCGATCTGGCGTTCGCCAACGATCCGGATTACGACCGCCACGGCATCGTCACGCCGAAGGGCCTGATGAACCCGAACCACTATCTGGCGGTAGCCATCAACTACCTGTTCCAGCATCGCCCGCAGTGGGGTGCCGATGTCGCGGTAGGTAAAACGCTGGTGTCCAGCGCGATGATCGATCGCGTGGTGGCTGACCTGGGCCGCAAGCTGGTGGAAGTGCCGGTCGGCTTCAAGTGGTTCGTGGACGGCCTGTTCGACGGCAGCCTGGGCTTCGGCGGCGAAGAGAGCGCCGGGGCCTCGTTCCTGCGCTTCAACGGCCAGCCTTGGTCGACGGACAAAGACGGCATCATCATGTGCCTGCTGGCGGCTGAAATCACTGCGGTAACCGGTGAGAATCCGCAGCATCACTATGACGATCTGGCCAAGCGCTTCGGTGCGCCAAGCTACAACCGCATCCAGGCGCCGGCGACTGCGGCGCAAAAAGCGGCGCTGTCCAAGCTGTCGCCGGAGATGGTCAAGGCCAATACCCTGGCAGGCGATCCGATCACCGCACGTCTGACCGCGGCACCGGGCAACGGCGCGTCGATTGGCGGCCTGAAAGTGATGACCGACAACGGCTGGTTCGCGGCCCGTCCTTCCGGTACCGAAGAGGCTTACAAGATCTACTGCGAGAGTTTCCTCGGGGCGGAACACCGCGAGAAGATTGAGCACGAAGCGGTCGAGATCGTCAGCGAAGTGCTGGCTTCCGCCAAGTAA
- a CDS encoding PadR family transcriptional regulator, whose product MFHRLGLHRHHHHHECEAGEGRRHRGGRHHFGGDGEEHGRGRGGRGGRHRLFEHGDLRLVLLALVARKPSHGYELIKAIEEASSGLYVPSPGVIYPTLTLLEEQDFLEPLTTGNGRKSYRITAAGEGELQKHQQVVEVILARLAGAGREHHRHGNLAEGIYDAMNRLRSLLRGNVMRADLTPQQVERINAALLTAVAAIESEMHIQPTQQQEKN is encoded by the coding sequence ATGTTTCATCGATTAGGTTTACACCGTCACCATCACCACCATGAATGCGAAGCGGGCGAGGGCCGCCGCCATCGCGGAGGGCGTCATCATTTCGGCGGCGACGGCGAAGAGCACGGCCGAGGGCGCGGTGGCCGCGGTGGGCGTCATCGCCTGTTCGAACACGGCGATCTGCGCCTGGTGCTGTTGGCGCTGGTGGCGCGCAAGCCCAGCCACGGTTATGAGCTGATCAAGGCGATCGAGGAAGCCTCTTCCGGTCTGTACGTGCCGAGCCCTGGGGTGATTTACCCCACGCTGACGCTGCTGGAAGAACAGGATTTCCTTGAGCCGCTCACCACCGGCAACGGCCGTAAAAGCTACCGCATTACTGCGGCGGGTGAGGGTGAGCTGCAAAAGCATCAACAGGTGGTTGAAGTCATTCTGGCGCGCCTGGCGGGCGCCGGCCGCGAACATCATCGGCACGGCAATCTGGCGGAAGGCATTTACGACGCCATGAACCGTCTGCGCAGCCTGCTGCGCGGCAACGTGATGCGCGCCGATCTCACGCCGCAGCAGGTGGAGCGCATCAACGCCGCGTTGCTGACCGCTGTGGCGGCGATCGAAAGCGAAATGCATATTCAACCCACGCAACAACAGGAGAAGAACTGA